Part of the Lolium rigidum isolate FL_2022 chromosome 6, APGP_CSIRO_Lrig_0.1, whole genome shotgun sequence genome, GGAAGGTCTTGGCATCTCAGAAGCGGCTGGAGAACAAGTACAAAGCTGCAGAACAAGCTGATGCTGATTGGTAATCTTATGGTTAACTGTAATCTTACATTGACCCCAGTGATCTGTTTGGTTTACACTCAGTGTCATTTTTGTTAAAAGTGTAGGTATCGGCGAGCTCAACTTGCTCTGCAAAAGGGTGATGAGGATCTTGCTCGTGAAGCTCTTAAACGGCGTAAATCATATGCTGTAGGTATCATGTAGATCTAGTGTTGTGGATAAAATGTCTGCCCAGTCACACTGTTTAACTACAGTGTTAACTGCAACTTTGCTATTAGATTCTCTAATGGATTACACATTTGTGTCTTCTTATTTCTTCGATTGGCAATAATATGCGTGTGATATATGTGTCTTACATAGTTACATGTAACTTATGTTAATTCAATACTCTAATTGAGTATGTAAAACTTCTGTCACAACTTCGGTATATGTTTGTGTGCTTAGGATAATGCGAGCTCCTTGAGGGCCCAGCTTGATCAGCAGAAGAGTGTCGTTGAAAATCTTGTTTCAAATACAAGGGTGAGCTTATTACTTTCAAGTGTTGGAATGCCTTTTTCCCTTATCTGCATTATACTTGTCAGTGCAAATTTATATTTTTCTCTGTGACCATGTGCATCACAGGGTGAACGCACCTATCCATAGAATTCTGGCTATTTTTTCAGCTTCATTAACATGTATATTTGTCATTCTGTAGCTTCTTGAGAGCAAAATAGCAGAGGCCAAGCAGAAAAAGGATACACTGAAAGCCCGTGCTCAATCAGCCAAGTATGCATAACCCTTTTGTTGGTTATGTTCAGGTGATTATTGCTTTTATTGTCTGTATAATGTGGATAACTTACCTTACTTTTCTTCAGGACCGCAACAAAAGTGAGTGAAATGCTGGGGAATGTAAATACAAGTAGTGCCCTGTCAGCTTTTGAGAAGATGGAGGAAAAAGGTACTTCCTCATTACAGATTCTCTCCTACTAGTGTTATTCATTTTGTTAGGTGAAGTACCTTCATATGTTGCACAATTAGTATGACACTGATATGTCCGTAGGGCAGTGGCATGCTCTATTTCAAAAGCATATAACTTTCCTTTTGTTGTGAGGACAACATTTATAGATTCAACCTTGCTGTAAAGTAATGTAAGTAACCCTGCTATGGTTTAAGTTAAAGCGTGCGCAATTTACAGCTATAAGCTGTTGTAGTTTAAGCAATCAAAAGATGCTAGAGTACTTGATCAGTTACCTTAATGACCCAGTAGAGGCTTGAACCTCAAAACTGTCTTGAATTATGAGTGGCTATTTTTCAAAATGAAGCAGATAGCAACTATATCTAGGCGGTGGTGTTTTTCTTTCCTTCCATAATTTGTTAAAGTTGCTGGCCTTGTAATATCAGTCTGCATCTGGATATGTGTTCTGTTGTTACCAAACATTTGAAAGAGTCACATATCTAATATTTAAGCAGTGAATAGTTTGGCCACGTGCGAAAAACACCTGTAGCTCCTGAGCTCCAGTGATCTCGTTTTTTTGAATGAAAAGTTCATTTTTAggtctagaaattctgaaaaaaacataaagtacatatacatgtctaGTATGTATGATCAAATTTGCATCGAAATATCTTTCCATATGTGATCTGCACAAATAAAACAAATGTTGGAAGAAAAATCGAGTTCTTTTGAGCCATGATTTTGTgttttttgtgtagcctacaatACGATGTATTATCTAGCAAAATTCTGCAGATATCTATACTACTGTATTAAATTGGAGTTGGTGGTTTTCGTCCATCCTAGTTTCGTCGTTCATTTTTTTTCCAATTTTACCCGTGTGTTGCTAGGCTAAGTAAGGAAATATTACATCTTTTGCCACCGTTAAATGATACTACCGGTTCAGTGTTCCCCCAGTGTTTCCATAGAAATAGAAAATATCCCCAATCATTGCCATCCCCGAGCCCTCCATTGACTCAAACCTACCAGCGGTGCGCTGCTGCTGCCCTTCCAGTCTCAGTCCCTGCCACCAACAATCCCCGTGGACGTTTCCCGCGAGCTGACTCCATCCTGCCGTACACCTTCTCCTGATCACAGGCCTCCTCGGTTCCCTAGACGGCAGCGGTAGTCGGCAGGCATCCGACGCCTGCCTCGGTGTCCACGCGTGGGAGGCACTCCCTTTATCCCGTAGCCAGCGATGTGCAACAGCCATCAGGCCAGAAGCAGGCCGGCAGCACTGCAGCAGGCGCAGACAACTCCAATCTGGTAGCAGCTTTCTGCGGTGGTTTGCATCATGCCTTGGGTGAAGGAGCTGAAGGAGGTGGGTTAAATTATCCGGCGGGTTGATACTGTACTGCAACCCGATGGATTCCCCTAGCGTTTTCTTCTGGTAATCTCTACATGTATTCTGAAATCACTTTCTCCTGAGACTACATCTTCTGAAATTTTGCTGGGTGTGTGTGTGGTCAAGCAGAACCTttccatttatttatttttggtaaAACATGTATTGTACATGAAAGAAAATAGTCTCTGTGGTCTCACAATGCCAGAGCTACCGTGAGAGAAATACAGGCACCTCAATCAAGTttgtcaacaacaacaacaacaacaaagcctttattcccgaacaagttggggtaggctagatgtgaaacccataagatctcgtaaccaactcatggttctggcacatggatagcaagcttccacgcggctctttctatggctagttctttggtgatactccggtccttcagatctctctttacggactccttccatgtcaagtttggtctaccccgTCCTCTCTTGACATTATCATCACACTTTAGCTGTCTACTATGCACCGGAGCTTCTGGAGGCTTGCGCTGAATATGCCCAAACCATCTTAGACGATGTTGGAcaagcttctcttcaatcggtgctaccccaactctatctcgtatatcatcattccagactcggtccttcctcgtgtggccacacatccatctcaacatgcgcatctccgccacacctaactgttgaacatgccgccttttagtcggccaacactcagcgccatacaacatTGCTGGTCAAACCGCCGTCCTATAGaacttgccttttagcttttgtggcactctcttatcacaaagaatgccagaagcttggcgccacttcatccatccgGTTTTGATCCGGTGGTTCACATCTTCATCAATATCCCCATCCTTGTGTAGGATGGACCCCAAGTATCGAAAGGTGTCCTTGTGAGGCACCACCTGCCCATCCAGGCTAACCTCCtactcctcgtgcctagtagtacTAAAACCGCACATCATGTACTCAGTTTTAGTCTACTAAGTCTAAAACCTTTCAATTTCAAGGTTTGTCTCCATAGTTCTAACTTCCTATTGACCCCGTTCGACTATCATCGATtaggaccacatcatccgcaaagagatgaccatgggatatctccttgtatatcccttgtgacctcatccatcaccaaatcaaatagaTAAGAGCTCAAAGTTGACCCTTGGTGTAGTCCTATTTTAATCGGGAAGTCATCGGTATCGCCAtctcttgttcgaacacttgtcacaacattatcgtacatgtccttgacgagggtaatgtactttgctgggactttgtgtttctccaaggcccaccacatgacgtgTCGCGGTATCTTATCGTAGGCCTTCTCCAAGTCTATGAACACCATATgcaggtccttcttttgctccttgtatctctccatgagttgtcgtaccaagaagatggcttccatggtcgacctcccaggcatgaaaccaaactgatttttggtcacgcttgtcattCGTCTTAaacggtgctcaatgactctctcccatagcttcattgtatggctcataagcttaattccacggtagttagtacaactctgaacatcccctttgttcttgaagattggtactaataTACTGCGTCTCCATTCTTCTGGCATCTTGTTTGTCCGAAAAATGGAGTTGAagagcttagttagccatactattgCGATTCGTACTTATGACCATGCGGATTTAAACATATGAAAAGCTGTTCATTTGATTTAAGATGGTGCTGTAGAAATGCATGGGCCATTGTGCTAGTGTAGATAGCATGTGTATGTATCCACGTAGACATGTAGTAGCTTGTTTTTGGATTTCTTTGAAACTTCAACACACCATTTTCGTTTTTTTTTACCGAGCTCACTGGAGTCAGGAGCCAAAAAACACCTCTCTTGGGCACTTGCACAAAGGCTGATAACTTCAAACGGAACCTCCCACCTCTGTTGTTATCAGTATGAAATTGATATGTTATGTTTCCATCTTGCTTGTCCAGTGAAGATTATGTGTCTTCTGTTGGTGAGAAATGGCATGTGCTACTTTGTTGCTGGCTGTGTTCATGAGCGGCCTGTTATATCTGGTGTCAAATTATTTAAACACTTTATTCTTACAAATAGCTTATGCTTTGTGCTGTCAGTTATGACGATGGAATCCCAAGCTGAGGCACTTGGTCAGTTAGGAGCTGATGATCTAGAAGGAAAGGTAAAACTGTACAGTGCATACTAATTTCTAATGATACTCATCATTGTGGTAATGTGATCTGACCAGCAGTACTTATTTGTGCACAGTTTGCAATGCTCGAGACTACATCAGTTGACGACGATCTTGCACAAATGAGAAAGGAACTGTCCGGGAGCTCTATGGTATGTTCAACTTAGAAACCCTGCCTATTCCGATCATTTTCCTTCTCATGTTGGGACGTGCACCAAGATGGTACTTTGGCATGCACATATTGGATTCGAGAAGTTAAGCTGAATATGCAAAAATGCATCACACTGTCCATCCAACTTTAAATACAAAAGTGAAAAATGTCTTTTCTTATTCCGTGATTTCCATATACATGGCTCTAATTTCATGTCACTTACAGAAAGGCGAGCTTCCTCCAGGTAGAACCATGGCCAGCAAACCAGGTAGCCCTTTCCGAGACAGAGAGATTGAGAATGAGTTAAATGAGCTGCGGAAGAAGGCCAAAGAGTACTAGATTTCACAGGCCATGGCCGTGTGCCAGGCTTGGCCGTATTTTTACATATAGGATGGGCCATTGCATCGATAGACTTACTCTGATGCAGCTGTTACATTGAGACTTACCCCAGAAGTATAGCCTTTCAGATTTGTTCGATGTGCGTTTGAACCTCCGGTGCACCTTCTTTTGTGGGGTAAAGGTCGGGTGAGAAGTTGTCCCTGCATTTTTGCTGCGAATGGATTGTACAGTTAAGTAGTATTACCATAATGTAAATCATTACACCTAGCCCGAGTTTACCGTTTGTGAGTGCCAAAATGTTTGAAGATGGCCGAGGTATCTCGCATTGCTTATTGTCGAGGGATACTCAGGGAGTCAGGGTGTGTCTGTTCTCTGTAACTACAATTTGTGGACCAGACTCTTCCAGAAGGAAGAGTAACTTATCCAACGAGAATGGGCCGTGGCTCTGAATCTGCACGCAACGTTTTGATACTGGTTTCTGCGCAGCTATGGTGTATGCTACGTCCATTATCTGTTCCCCTGAAAATGTGAAAAGGAGCCTGAAGTGTACCACAACGTCAAATTTCAAGTTGCAGCTTGGTATTGGCCCTGACACAGAATAGCAGGTCGCCGAGGCAACAAACCAAGAACCAGCTTAAGATGAAGAATAGAAGTTGGCTTCATCTGCTGATGTCGCGATCAGACTGCCCAATGGTGACCTAAAGACAGGACGAAACGGCGGAGCATGCTGTATGACAGGCCGCTGTAGATCTCAACCAAAAAAAGACACGCCGCTGTCACCGATGTTGCGCTGACGCTACATGATCCGGCGCATATGATCCATTGCGATGACGCCACACAAGCAGTGAAGCAACAAGCCGGTGACATTTGTGGCAACAACTTGCGCTGGATATTTCAGAATCTGAATCCTGAATTCCCAGCGCCGATATGATAGCCTGTCGTTTCAGGGAACGTTTTATTTTCCAGTAGGCTTGTTATCTTTGTCATAGCCACATCTCGCAAAAGAGGCAAGTAGAGATGCATATGCAATGGACCGATCACAGACACACAGCCACGTGACAGCATCAAGGTCATCTGCAATGGTCACGGACTGGCCAGATGTGGTCAAACTCTTACTGTATTGTTTTTATCCTGGGCGTGTccctaaaataaaaaaaataaaaaagcataTACTGGACTATATACTCACGTTGTCACCAAAAATAAATTGGTACATCTACACGCTCACCAGCTAGCTAGACAGTACTAACTAACCGGTTAACTAGAAAATCAATACATGTATCCATCAATAAAAAAATATCCAAACATTAAAGAGCATCTAGATACATACTAGTAGTATAATAAGCGAGCTTCAAGTTCCATATGGGCCAAGGGATATGTTTTCTCGGCTGGAATTTACGAAATCTCATTCTACCTACTGGAATTTACAAAAACAAACCAAATTTTAAGATTTGTGTCAAATATTCAACAAATTTATAAATTCATTAAAAAATTGGAAAAATATTTTGGCTGGTATTTTTGAAAACTGTAAATACCGTTGCTCACAGAGAGAAAATTCTACATGATAAAATTACTGGAATTTACAAAGAGAATTCAAATTTGGAGATTTGTGTAAAATTTTCGACAAATCTATAAATTCGTTTGAAAATTTTGAGCAATATTTTGGCCTGAATTTAAAAAAACCGTAAATACGTTGTCCACCGAGAGAAAATTCGACCGGACGAAATTACTGGAATttgcaaagaaaaaataaatttgGAGATGTGTCAATTTATCGACAAATttataaatttgtttgaaaaatcacGAGCATTATTTTGGCTGGTATTTCGACGTAAATACCGTTGCTCGCTGAGAGAAAATTCTACCGAACTGAATTACTGGAATttacaaaaaaatcaaaatttgcaGATTTGTGTCAATTTTTCGACAAATttataaatttgtttgaaaaatctaGAGCAGCATTTTGGCTGGTATTTTCGAAAACCGTAAATTCCGTTGCCCACCAGTAAATTTTCTCGACCGAGAAAAAAAACCTTGATAATGACACGGGATGTAGGTCGTCGGTACTCATACTCCTACCTCTCTGCACATATAAAGTTTTGGAAGGCATATTACATGTTTCACTTACGCCCACAACAGCGGCATATTGTGGCACACAAGAAAGAATAAATGAATCTATGTTggcaaaagaaaaagaataaaTGAACCTATTGCGACGAGAGACATCTCGTGAAGATCAGGTACTATTAAGTTTTGAAAGACACTATTCTGGGATACATCCTTTTCCATAGAGCATGTACGTGCATACAAAATGCCAAATCGAAATGACCCTAGAGTAGCTATAGTCTCAAACTGGTCCAGGCCTCCAGCTCCAGGGTGATGATCAATCCGGCGGTCACATCGATCTGCACATGATAATTGTGCAACGTAACCTCATCATTTCAGAAGAAATTGTGCAACAGAATCAATCAAAGGCTGTACGCCCACAGCCGCAACATTGATGGACACAAGAGAAGAAACACAGCACGAGGGGTCCGGCCCTCCCTCACGGAGTCACGGACACGCGGGTGTATGAGGTTTTGGAAGACATAGTACTACGTCCATAGTGCAGTATATTGTTGCACCCTAGAAATGAAAGAAGAACCTATTACGACGAGAGGCATCTCGTACGTGGAGATGATGCATAAAGCTCTGACATACATTGCTCCGAGCGACACATCCTTTTCGAGAGAATATGGACGCATGAAATGGCCAAATCGAAAGTTTGTCTTGATCAGCTCTTGGAGCTACGCATGTCGATCATGTGAAGGAGGATAGGCTAGGCATGTCATGTCGGACCATTGGGCTGGCCAGTTGGGAACACCCTGACCCTGCGGCCGCTACTCCATGCACTCACATCACTAACTAGCCCTCCTAGAAACACTCGATCATGTGAAGGAGGatacagggtgtttctgcacccgggtgcatatgcaccctttatttgaaatgcatattaaacatatttccaaatgttaaaaaaataaaaacaaaaatgcctcgtgtataccttgacatgttacatgttcacaaagttgtttcagcaaaaaccgatatgttttgtgccctgtactaaaaagacaaatttttagtgttaaaatagtctatttctcgaggcattatttgtcttttttacacatggtacaaaaattgttggttttacgtgaaactttatgtgtacacatagaacatgtccctctacatgctaaatttttttcctaaatttttttactttttgaaatatgttttatacataccaggtgcatatgcacccatgatcagttttggttttccggaTAGCATGCACGCACATAGCCTGAGCAACTCTACGCAAGCATGCACAAAGACCTATTCtaatcaaggtttaaaatagcatgTTAAATGAAATAGCGGTAGTCTCCTTCAAACGCTAcggacgctatatcgtgctatattttaaataatgttttcaaaataatactaaatatagtctaaaataaataattttactagCACAAATGGATACATAGTTCAAAAGTGACTAAATCATACATACATTACCACATATAAAAATAgatctcaaatattttagaaggctaacatcaacatttcacaaggcaacaacGTAGTATAaaatatttattaaaatttaTTAGCAGTAGCGATATTATCTTCTGATTTAGAAGTGGAACCCACAAATTGCAattcatcaccacgaaaaagagaaagcaacttgcctgaaaaaaatagcgcgctaatgcTATGCAATTTTTAGCGCGATATAACATGCTAATTTGCAAATAGCGCCACaacgagcaaaattactaaaatttagcgtggaCCTTCTAGAGTGCTATTAACGAAGAAATAACATgttattttaaaccttgattctAATGCTACTACTAATAACTCTTCTATTCCTACTCAATGCTTGCCACACACCCCATGTACTACTGTACTAGATCTCCAAACTACATGCAAATACTCTATGGTGCATACACCTAGCCAGTAGCCACTGACTTAAAACTACGTACCAACATGACAAGATAGATTACATATATCTAACACCGTAAAACCTCGTGGCAGCAAGCAGGCCCCCTTGTGCTGGATAATTTCAAGATCATCGTGATCCTGATATCCCAGTGCAGATCGAGCTATTTGGTTTCAGCAGCCTCCCAGGGAACATTATATCGTCTTCCGGCCGTAGGCGCTAGCTATCTTTGTGTCATAGTCACATCTCGCAAAGAGGCAAGTAGACGCATACGCAAATCGATCGGTCAAAGATTCACaggcacgtgaaagcatcaaggTCATTTGCAACGAATAAATATCATTACGGCTGTCTTTCAACGAATAACTGCAGGCTGCAGCTTTATCTCCGTTTTTTTTCTCAGTAAATTGACATGTACAGTTCCTCCTCAAGCTGAGCATTGTCACGTGTAAGCAGTGAGCCGCAGATAGCAAAATGGCACATGATCCTTTGCCAGCTCCCCTCTTCCTGAAATCGTCATCGAGCCATCACATCCGTGCACCGAGCAGTTTTGCCACACAGCCGCGTACGTATTCACCTGCCAGCAGACAAGGAGTGAGGTCAGGGAAACAACGGCAGGAATGAAAGGAACCGGCACGAGCAGGACTGTTGAGCTCACGCCAAGCTCCATCGGCCGGCCAGCTCTATCAGACAAGATTACAGACAGCACTATAGTAACAGTATGTACATGATCTTCAAAAAAACAGAAACGCTTTCTTAGTAGTACAGTATGATTTACTACTACAGTACTACTAAATTTGTCCCATATTGTAAGACGTTTTGGGTATTAAAACAGTACGGGACAGAGGTAGTACCACACACATACACTACTGTACCAATTCAGTTCAGCTGTTCAGGACATCAGGCGGCACAAATGATAGGCACGCTTATATGACTTGATCTTGATTCTTGGTTCGCTTAAGGAGGAGTCCGGCTGGCTGATAGATGGCACGGCCAGGCAAAAACtcttgtttttcttctcctcctcatGTGTGTGTCCGTAGGATAAAAAATATAGGGGGAAAACCCCCTATATCGGTGTACATACTCACGGTTGTCACCGGTCTAATTCTCGTCGACCGAGAATTGACTTACTTCTCAGTTAGATAATGTTATCAAAACTTAGTTGCAAGACTACCATGAATAACAAAACAATTCAAATGATTTGAATTATTTTACTTATTTGCATCATCACTTGCACCTGAGAAAATCTTAGCTGCAACCCCAATTGCAACTAAAGAAACTCAATTGTAATTtaacttgcaactcatatatgccAGCGGCCCACACCATTGCCAGTTGCATTCTCCCCCTTGCCCAGAAACCTCAACCGCCATGGGCAAGTGCTAGCCATTCTGGAAGACGAAGAACAACCACGAGGCCGTTTCATTGCGGGGAGGCCGGAAGAAGGAGAGGGACTACATGTATGTTCCAGTTGACGGAACCCACCGGCTAcgcgaggaggagcgcctggtGTCCTGGCCGAACATCAACTT contains:
- the LOC124664794 gene encoding probable membrane-associated 30 kDa protein, chloroplastic, producing MEIRAPPTGLRLVTPPSSASFRPAALRTSFVTGRVSLRAGQVRQANANRFKCNAIRSNLFDRLTRVVRSYANAILSSFEDPEKILDQAVLEMNDDLTKMRQATAQVLASQKRLENKYKAAEQADADWYRRAQLALQKGDEDLAREALKRRKSYADNASSLRAQLDQQKSVVENLVSNTRLLESKIAEAKQKKDTLKARAQSAKTATKVSEMLGNVNTSSALSAFEKMEEKVMTMESQAEALGQLGADDLEGKFAMLETTSVDDDLAQMRKELSGSSMKGELPPGRTMASKPGSPFRDREIENELNELRKKAKEY